CGACATGGTGAAATATGCCGCCGACAAAGGGATCTATACCGCCACTTCTACCAATGCCCACTACCTCACAGATGCCAATGCAAAGAAAACCGTGGAAAGCGGTCTTGACAGGCTGATCATCTCTATTGACGGCACTACCCAGGACGTATACACGCAGTACCGTGTAGGTGGCCACCTCGATAAGGTGATCGAAGGCGCAAAAAATATTGTGAAATGGAAAAAGGAACTGAACGCCACAAAACCATTTGTGTTTTTCCAGTTCCTCGTTGTGAAGCCCAATGAGCATCAGATAGAAGATATTAAAAGGCTGGCCAAAGAAATAGGTGTAGACCAGGTGCGGTTTAAAACAGCGCAGGTGTATGATTATGAAGAAGGCAACAAGTTAATTCCTACTATAGATAAATACTCCCGCTACCATCGTAATGAAGACGGTACCTATGCCATCAAAAATAAGCTGAGCAACCATTGCTGGCGTTTGTGGCATTCACCGGTAGTTACCTGGGATGGCCTGGTGGTTCCCTGCTGCTTTGATAAAGATGCGCAACACCGCCTCGGCGATCTGAAAAAAGAATCCTTTAAAGAACTATGGCATAATAAAGAGTATATCCGTTTCCGTAGTCAGATACTCGATACCCGTAAAAACATCGATATCTGCGCAAATTGCAGCGAAGGCACAAAGGTGTGGGGATAGTTTTTTTACCTTATATTACATTGTTAACCAACACGTTACTATAATTATAGTTTAATTACTACAAAAATAGTTTTTAAACTACAAAAATAGTTATAGATTCGTGTCATGAAGAAATTATCACGCAAAGAAGAAGAGCTGATGCAGGTGATGTGGGACCTGGAGAAAGCATTCGTTAAAGATGCGATAGAGCAGCTTCCCGACCCAAAACCCCATTATAACACTATTGCTACGCTCATGAAGAGGCTGGAAGATAAAGGCTTTCTGGCGCATCATGAATATGGCGGCTCCTACGAATACTACCCCGTCGTAGGCAAGGAAAGCTACAAGCAAACCTTCATGAAAAAAGTGCTGAATACTTTTTTCGACAACTCCTATCTCAATATGCTGGCCTATTTCGCGAAGGAAGAGAAAATCAGCCCGGATGAACTAAAGCAACTCATGAAGATGATTGAAAAAGATAAAAAATAACGTGTATGCCTACACTATTCATATATATCCTGCAAGCATCGGGCGCGATGATCCTTTTCTACCTGCTCTATATTTTATGTTTCAAGCAGGAAACCTTTTACCGGTACAACAGAATATTATTACTCAGCGCCTTTTTCCTCTCCGCCCTGCTACCACTGCTACCCATTCCCGCCCTGCAATGGGCCGCCCATACGCCGGAAGAAGTATCCAATACCATCGTTTATTTCAACAATAATGTGCAGGCGCCTACACAAAGCATGGCCGCTCCTGCTACTCATCCCTGGTGGGATGCACTGGTGCAACACAGCACGCCCATCCTGCTGAGCATCTATATCGTGGTGGCTATCGGGTTGCTGCTGGCACACGTGGTGCCATTATGGAAGATCAGGCGTTGCCGGCTGGCCGGCAGCAGTTACCGAAAAAACAATATCACGTATGTACAACTTCCCGGCCTTACCACGCCCTTTTCGTTTATGCGCGCCATCTTCTTCGACCCTAACGCTTACGAACACACGGAATTACAACACATTCTAAAACACGAAGAAGCGCATGTACAACAATACCATTCAATAGATACACTACTGGCAGCCGTTTACTGCTGCATTTGCTGGATCAATCCTTTTGCCTGGTGGTGTAAAAAAGCTTTGCAATTGAACCTGGAGTTCCTGGCAGATGAAGCCGCCCTGCAACATTCCACCACCCCCGCCTCCTATCAGTACAGCTTATTAAAGATAGGCGCACACTGCAGCCCGGTATCTGTTGTCAGTCATTTCAGTAAATCCTTCCTTAAAAACAGGATATTTATGATGAACAAGACCCACTCCCCCCATGTACACGCCTGGAAGTACCTGCTGGCGCTTCCGGTACTGGCACTCGCTGCCTGTCTTCTATCCGCCACTTCATCCTCTACCAACACAGCACGCAACAAATACCTGGTAGAAGATATGGGCATCACCTACGGTATGGTGACTAAGCTAACATCGGATGATGACCTGGCCGGTATGAAAGAGATACTAGCAAAAAAAGGAATTACAGTCACGCTTCCTCTGCTAAAACGCAACCAGACAGGGGAAATAACCGAGATCAAATTCGACCTCGCCCTTCAGAAAGGAAGCAGCTTGAGTATGCGCTCAGATGATAGCCCTATCACGCCCTTTTACTTCAACCTTAGCGAAAAAGAAAACGGTATTGGTGTATTCCCGACAAAGCATTTTCCGCAAAGCCTGATAGCGCGCGCAGAAGACGAGAATAATGGTGAGCTGAAAGGTGTCACTACAGACACTTCTTATAAGAACCGGTTCCCGGGTGGTAGCCTGGCTTATCAAAAAACGCTGTCAAAAACAATTCGTTATCCGAGGGCTGCGCAGGAAAAAAAAGCGATAGGCATCGTAACTGTGCAATACAAGATTCAGGCAGATGGCATCATAAAGGATATAGAAGCGTTGTCTTCACCGGATCAGCAAATGACGGACGAAGTGAAAAGAGTCATTGCAAATCTGCCTCCGTTCAATGCTGATCCTACCGGCAAAACAACCCGCGTAACACTTCGGGTAGCATATCTATTGATAGATAGAAATGATCAAACGCCCCAGGTCCCCGGACTCAAGGATGCAGATGTAATTGTATATGGGTATGGGGTTATGACGAAGTAAGTTTATTCCGCCACAGGTTCTTTCTTCTTTCTCTTCCGGTTGGTAACTTTATTAAAGATATTAATACCCAGTTGTACACCAATAAATTCAAGTGCTGTCATTAATGCCCCGGTAGCAAAATTCTTAAATTTACCACTTCCCCACGCCATCTTAGCCACGTTCATGGCTACGTTCAGGGCACCGCTATGTTTGGCGCTACCGGGGATGACAGCATTCAAAGCCATTTTTTTATAATTGTCTCTGAAGTAGTCTACCCGGTTACCAAGTTCATTCTCGAGGTTTTTTGACCGCATTTTCAAACGGGCAATTTCCAGCTCCAGTGTTTCGAAGCTGGTTACTTTTACCTTACGCATGTGTAAACTTTTTTCATTTTATGCTTTCATGGTGTTTTCTGTTGCCTCTTCATTGGGAACATGATCATACGCCTCTTCCTTATATGCTTTGTAAGCAGGCCGTTGATACTGAAGATGGTCAGACTCATCATCATCACTTTCTTCGATCTCCTCTACCAGTTCCGCTATCAGCAATTTGGCCAACGGTCGTTGAATCAGCTGTTGACGGAACAACAGGATCACTACAAACAATAGTACAAATAAGCCTGCTGCGCACGCAAACCCAATAGTAAAGCTGCCGGTCATTTCACCGATCCAGAAGCCCAGTACCATCCCAAGGAATACAATCACGAAAAAGAACAACAGGAAAGCCATCATCAGTGAGAAAAACAATCCCAACGCTTTAGATAACTTTCCTGCTGCCTGGAGCTTAATCAGGTCCAGCCTGGTTTCCAGGTATTGCCTGGCTACTTTTCCTGTTTTGTTAAAGTAGTTGCCGAAATTATCTTCCATGCAAATCAATTTAATCTATTGCGAGTTATGCCAACTCATTTTCCAACTCATCCTGGAATTGATCTTTCTTCTTCTTCCACTTGTCTTTCAGTTTCTCTGTCTGATCTCTCAGTTTTTCTACCAGTTCGTCTTTCTTGTCAGAATTCAGGAAATATCCTACAGCAACGCCTACGGCTGCCCCTACTATAAATGAAACCACGGCTTTGGAACTTGTACTCATAACTAAGGTTTTAAAAATTAGAAAATAAAGGTTTTCGTTTTTGCATTTAAAGGTTCACAAACATTATTCCACAAATGAATACTGCCTGAAACTACCGATTTTACTCCGCATTAAGAACAAGCATCCCCATTTTTTGTTTAGTGCTGCACAAGCACCACATAGTGTACCGGTCCGTTTTTTGACAATACCAATAAATTATACGATATTTTGTACTATGAGCTATCTTGACAATGACCGCCTTAAACAAATGGGGTTTCTGCTTCTCGTTGTTTTCCTGGCTTTACTCCTTTTCATGGAGTTATATACCTTTTTCCCCGGCTTCCTGGGGGCCGTTACGCTCTATGTACTTTGCCGGAAATGGATGTTCCGTCTGGTGGAAAACCGGAAATGGAAAAAGAACCTCGCCGCAGCCCTGCTGATGGTATCCTCCTTCCTGATCATCCTGATGCCCATAGGCATGCTGGTAAACCTCCTGACTGCGAAGGTGGCCTATGCAGCCACGCACTCTACGGAACTGATCAACAGTGTGAAAGCCGCCAACGAACACGTGCAACAAACCATCGGAATAGACCTGCTGTCCGACCAGCGTTTACAAAAATTACAGGAAGGCATCACTGCCTTTTTACCTGGCTTCCTGGGCGCTACTTTCAATACCCTGACGGCCATCGCAATTATGTATTTCATCCTCTATTTTATGCTGGTCAACGGGCGGAAAATGGAAGAAGACCTGTACGAATATATCCCACTGAAAGAGGCAAACGTAGAACGACTGGGTAAAGAGTTCAACACATTGGTGTTTGCCAACGCGGTAGGGATACCGGTAATAGCCATTGTACAGGGGGTCATTTCATTGATCGGCTACCTCGTTTTTGGTGTTCCACAGCCCATGTTCTGGTTTGTAATAACGTGTTTCACTGCTATGTTGCCGGTAGTTGGTGCGGCAGCCGTATACGTTCCTTTGGGTGTATATCTCCTGGCCGCTGGTAGTACCTGGCAGGGTGTGGCCGTATTGGTATATGGCTTTGGCGTAGTAGGAACATCCGATAATATTGCCCGGTTGTTACTGGCAAAGAAAATAGCCGATGTACATCCGCTGATCACCATCTTTGGTGTAATAATAGGCGTAAGCCTCTTTGGGTTCATTGGGCTGATCTTCGGTCCCCTGCTCATTTCCATGTTCATCCTCCTGCTACAGATATACTCCAATGAGTATCTCGTAAAAAGAAGAGATCTTAATAAAAGAGAAGTACTCAAGCGGGATGTAATAAGGAAAGATAAGGAAGATGATCAGCGATAATAACTATTCTCTGTTATATAATTGATCACACTATCC
The Chitinophaga sp. MM2321 DNA segment above includes these coding regions:
- a CDS encoding SPASM domain-containing protein translates to MPDFNLNDTLNLASKFTFRRAWNAGKVLGSYFMSKWTNKPVQWGYPISISFEPTTSCNLRCPECPSGLRAFTRPTGMLEQDFFRKTIDEISKELLYLIFYFQGEPYLNTGFLDMVKYAADKGIYTATSTNAHYLTDANAKKTVESGLDRLIISIDGTTQDVYTQYRVGGHLDKVIEGAKNIVKWKKELNATKPFVFFQFLVVKPNEHQIEDIKRLAKEIGVDQVRFKTAQVYDYEEGNKLIPTIDKYSRYHRNEDGTYAIKNKLSNHCWRLWHSPVVTWDGLVVPCCFDKDAQHRLGDLKKESFKELWHNKEYIRFRSQILDTRKNIDICANCSEGTKVWG
- a CDS encoding BlaI/MecI/CopY family transcriptional regulator, whose amino-acid sequence is MKKLSRKEEELMQVMWDLEKAFVKDAIEQLPDPKPHYNTIATLMKRLEDKGFLAHHEYGGSYEYYPVVGKESYKQTFMKKVLNTFFDNSYLNMLAYFAKEEKISPDELKQLMKMIEKDKK
- a CDS encoding M56 family metallopeptidase, translated to MPTLFIYILQASGAMILFYLLYILCFKQETFYRYNRILLLSAFFLSALLPLLPIPALQWAAHTPEEVSNTIVYFNNNVQAPTQSMAAPATHPWWDALVQHSTPILLSIYIVVAIGLLLAHVVPLWKIRRCRLAGSSYRKNNITYVQLPGLTTPFSFMRAIFFDPNAYEHTELQHILKHEEAHVQQYHSIDTLLAAVYCCICWINPFAWWCKKALQLNLEFLADEAALQHSTTPASYQYSLLKIGAHCSPVSVVSHFSKSFLKNRIFMMNKTHSPHVHAWKYLLALPVLALAACLLSATSSSTNTARNKYLVEDMGITYGMVTKLTSDDDLAGMKEILAKKGITVTLPLLKRNQTGEITEIKFDLALQKGSSLSMRSDDSPITPFYFNLSEKENGIGVFPTKHFPQSLIARAEDENNGELKGVTTDTSYKNRFPGGSLAYQKTLSKTIRYPRAAQEKKAIGIVTVQYKIQADGIIKDIEALSSPDQQMTDEVKRVIANLPPFNADPTGKTTRVTLRVAYLLIDRNDQTPQVPGLKDADVIVYGYGVMTK
- a CDS encoding YtxH domain-containing protein, with the protein product MSTSSKAVVSFIVGAAVGVAVGYFLNSDKKDELVEKLRDQTEKLKDKWKKKKDQFQDELENELA
- a CDS encoding AI-2E family transporter; protein product: MSYLDNDRLKQMGFLLLVVFLALLLFMELYTFFPGFLGAVTLYVLCRKWMFRLVENRKWKKNLAAALLMVSSFLIILMPIGMLVNLLTAKVAYAATHSTELINSVKAANEHVQQTIGIDLLSDQRLQKLQEGITAFLPGFLGATFNTLTAIAIMYFILYFMLVNGRKMEEDLYEYIPLKEANVERLGKEFNTLVFANAVGIPVIAIVQGVISLIGYLVFGVPQPMFWFVITCFTAMLPVVGAAAVYVPLGVYLLAAGSTWQGVAVLVYGFGVVGTSDNIARLLLAKKIADVHPLITIFGVIIGVSLFGFIGLIFGPLLISMFILLLQIYSNEYLVKRRDLNKREVLKRDVIRKDKEDDQR